A genomic segment from Muntiacus reevesi chromosome 15, mMunRee1.1, whole genome shotgun sequence encodes:
- the TEDC1 gene encoding tubulin epsilon and delta complex protein 1 isoform X2, with the protein MGRRRRRRPDPAAAARALPEAIAALSRTLPAAPSPEIFRRAKFDRPEAAPALWRLLFRVLSPLSADSASVSLALEAQVRWVKSVLHSQGYPRRALVHLQDDGSQGGRELLLALAWLLARGPLPERLLTQSHVRLGDEMPVCECEALASPGPPAPRVEAEGSVDIRHLQWLMGKLRLRWRNLMAGQQEQCALLGKIHSYTRGCHSDRSLGHLSVTETELLRDPEGGRQLLQRLETENARLEAALEWRHRELVFWRWMDTVLDTCPLEASPPTLLPRIPEPGAAAAGLPVRELQALQEELRALQEELREAVEARRAAWQAAVGGHGPEWRAARRALHVAVTQDLAALQRAWDQSKAQARPHGPRRLVRTEARVPGGPGLWATEVTEVLRAREACLEAMLRQLQGQCRQELARLAGVRPGLIWVPPPTR; encoded by the exons atggggaggcggcggcggcgccggccCGACCCGGCGGCCGCGGCCCGGGCTCTGCCCGAGGCCATCGCTGCGTTGAGCCGGACGCTGCCCGCCGCGCCCAGCCCCGAGATCTTCCGCCGCGCCAAGTTTGACCGTCCGGAGGCG GCCCCCGCGCTCTGGCGGCTGCTCTTCCGTGTGCTCTCGCCGCTCTCCGCCGACAGCGCCTCGGTCTCGCTCGCCCTGG AGGCTCAAGTCCGCTGGGTGAAGTCGGTGCTGCACTCCCAGGGCTACCCGAGGCGGGCGCTGGTGCACCTCCAGGACGACGGCTCCCAGGGTGGCCGTGAGCTGCTGCTGGCCCTGGCCTGGCTCCTGGCCCGCGGACCCCTGCCCGAGCGGCTGCTGACCCAGAGCCACGTGCGGCTGGGCGACGAGATGCCCGTGTGCGAG TGTGAGGCCCTGGCCAGCCCTGGCCCGCCTGCTCCCCGCGTGGAAGCAGAAGGCTCTGTGGACATCCGCCACCTGCAGTGGCTGATGGGGAAGCTGCGGCTCCGGTGGCGAAACCTGATGGCCGGTCAGCAGGAGCAGTGCGCCCTTCTGGGCAAG ATCCACTCGTATACCCGTGGCTGCCACAGTGACCGCAGCCTTGGCCACCTGTCTGTCACCGAAACGGAGCTGCTCAGAGACCCCGAGGGCGGTCGGCAG CTGCTGCAGCGGCTGGAGACGGAGAATGCGCGGCTGGAGGCAGCCCTAGAGTGGCGGCACCGGGAGCTGGTCTTCTGGCGGTGGATG GACACGGTCCTGGACACCTGCCCCCTGGAGGCCTCACCGCCCACGCTTCTGCCTCGGATCCCCGAGCCAGGGGCTGCAGCGGCGGGGCTGCCGGTGCGGGAGCTGCAGGCCTTGCAGGAGGAGCTGCGGGCCCTGCAGGAGGAGCTGCGGGAGGCGGTGGAGGCCCGGCGGGccgcctggcaggctgcg GTTGGCGGCCACGGGCCCGAGTGGAGAGCCGCGAGGCGGGCCCTGCATGTGGCTGTGACGCAGGACCTGGCAGCCTTGCAGCGGGCCTGGGACCAGAGCAAGGCCCAGGCCCGGCCCCACGGGCCCCGCCGGCTAGTGAGGACCGAGGCCAGGGTGCCTGGCGGCCCGGGCCTGTGGGCCACCGAGGTGACGGAGGTGCTCAGGGCCCGGGAGGCCTGCCTGGAGGCGATGCTGCGCCAGCTGCAGGGCCAGTGTCGGCAGGAGCTGGCCAGGCTGGCGGGAGTGCGGCCCGGCCTCATCTGGGTCCCGCCGCCCACACGCTGA
- the TEDC1 gene encoding tubulin epsilon and delta complex protein 1 isoform X1, giving the protein MGRRRRRRPDPAAAARALPEAIAALSRTLPAAPSPEIFRRAKFDRPEAAPALWRLLFRVLSPLSADSASVSLALVGGPPELASPIAEAQVRWVKSVLHSQGYPRRALVHLQDDGSQGGRELLLALAWLLARGPLPERLLTQSHVRLGDEMPVCECEALASPGPPAPRVEAEGSVDIRHLQWLMGKLRLRWRNLMAGQQEQCALLGKIHSYTRGCHSDRSLGHLSVTETELLRDPEGGRQLLQRLETENARLEAALEWRHRELVFWRWMDTVLDTCPLEASPPTLLPRIPEPGAAAAGLPVRELQALQEELRALQEELREAVEARRAAWQAAVGGHGPEWRAARRALHVAVTQDLAALQRAWDQSKAQARPHGPRRLVRTEARVPGGPGLWATEVTEVLRAREACLEAMLRQLQGQCRQELARLAGVRPGLIWVPPPTR; this is encoded by the exons atggggaggcggcggcggcgccggccCGACCCGGCGGCCGCGGCCCGGGCTCTGCCCGAGGCCATCGCTGCGTTGAGCCGGACGCTGCCCGCCGCGCCCAGCCCCGAGATCTTCCGCCGCGCCAAGTTTGACCGTCCGGAGGCG GCCCCCGCGCTCTGGCGGCTGCTCTTCCGTGTGCTCTCGCCGCTCTCCGCCGACAGCGCCTCGGTCTCGCTCGCCCTGG TTGGTGGCCCTCCTGAGCTGGCGTCTCCTATCGCAGAGGCTCAAGTCCGCTGGGTGAAGTCGGTGCTGCACTCCCAGGGCTACCCGAGGCGGGCGCTGGTGCACCTCCAGGACGACGGCTCCCAGGGTGGCCGTGAGCTGCTGCTGGCCCTGGCCTGGCTCCTGGCCCGCGGACCCCTGCCCGAGCGGCTGCTGACCCAGAGCCACGTGCGGCTGGGCGACGAGATGCCCGTGTGCGAG TGTGAGGCCCTGGCCAGCCCTGGCCCGCCTGCTCCCCGCGTGGAAGCAGAAGGCTCTGTGGACATCCGCCACCTGCAGTGGCTGATGGGGAAGCTGCGGCTCCGGTGGCGAAACCTGATGGCCGGTCAGCAGGAGCAGTGCGCCCTTCTGGGCAAG ATCCACTCGTATACCCGTGGCTGCCACAGTGACCGCAGCCTTGGCCACCTGTCTGTCACCGAAACGGAGCTGCTCAGAGACCCCGAGGGCGGTCGGCAG CTGCTGCAGCGGCTGGAGACGGAGAATGCGCGGCTGGAGGCAGCCCTAGAGTGGCGGCACCGGGAGCTGGTCTTCTGGCGGTGGATG GACACGGTCCTGGACACCTGCCCCCTGGAGGCCTCACCGCCCACGCTTCTGCCTCGGATCCCCGAGCCAGGGGCTGCAGCGGCGGGGCTGCCGGTGCGGGAGCTGCAGGCCTTGCAGGAGGAGCTGCGGGCCCTGCAGGAGGAGCTGCGGGAGGCGGTGGAGGCCCGGCGGGccgcctggcaggctgcg GTTGGCGGCCACGGGCCCGAGTGGAGAGCCGCGAGGCGGGCCCTGCATGTGGCTGTGACGCAGGACCTGGCAGCCTTGCAGCGGGCCTGGGACCAGAGCAAGGCCCAGGCCCGGCCCCACGGGCCCCGCCGGCTAGTGAGGACCGAGGCCAGGGTGCCTGGCGGCCCGGGCCTGTGGGCCACCGAGGTGACGGAGGTGCTCAGGGCCCGGGAGGCCTGCCTGGAGGCGATGCTGCGCCAGCTGCAGGGCCAGTGTCGGCAGGAGCTGGCCAGGCTGGCGGGAGTGCGGCCCGGCCTCATCTGGGTCCCGCCGCCCACACGCTGA
- the TMEM121 gene encoding transmembrane protein 121: MVLPPPDRRHVCLTTLVIMGSMAVMDAYLVEQNQGPRKIGVCIIVLVGDVCFLLVLRYVAVWVGAEVRTAKRGYAMILWFLYVFVLEIKLYFVFQNYKAARRGAADPVARKALTLLLSVCVPGLFLLLVALDRMEYVRTYRKREDLRGRLFWVALDLLDLLDMQAGLWEPPRSGLPLWAEGLTFFYCYMLLLVLPCVALSEVSMQGEHIAPQKMMLYPVLSLATVNVVAVLARAANMALFRDSRVSAIFVGKNVVALATKACTFLEYRRQVRDFPPPALALELQPPAPQRNSVPPPPPLHGPPGRPRGPSPTRDALDT, translated from the coding sequence ATGGTGCTGCCTCCCCCGGACCGGCGCCACGTGTGCCTGACTACGCTGGTGATCATGGGCAGCATGGCGGTCATGGACGCGTACCTGGTGGAGCAGAACCAGGGCCCGCGTAAGATCGGCGTGTGCATCATCGTGCTGGTGGGCGACGTGTGCTTCCTGCTGGTGCTGCGCTATGTGGCCGTGTGGGTGGGCGCCGAGGTGCGCACGGCCAAGCGCGGCTACGCCATGATCCTCTGGTTCCTCTACGTCTTCGTGCTGGAGATCAAGCTCTACTTCGTCTTCCAAAACTACAAggcggcgcggcgcggcgcggccGACCCGGTGGCGCGCAAGGCGCTGACGCTGCTGCTGTCGGTGTGCGTGCCCGGCCTCTTCCTGCTGCTGGTGGCGCTCGACCGCATGGAGTACGTGCGCACCTACCGGAAGCGCGAGGACCTGCGCGGCCGCCTCTTCTGGGTGGCGCTGGACCTGCTGGACCTGCTGGACATGCAGGCCGGCCTGTGGGAGCCGCCGCGCAGCGGGCTGCCCCTCTGGGCCGAGGGCCTCACCTTCTTCTACTGCtacatgctgctgctggtgctgccgTGCGTGGCGCTCAGCGAGGTCAGCATGCAGGGCGAGCACATCGCGCCGCAGAAGATGATGCTCTATCCCGTGCTCAGCCTCGCCACCGTCAACGTGGTGGCCGTGCTGGCGCGCGCCGCCAACATGGCTCTCTTCCGCGACAGCCGCGTCTCCGCCATCTTCGTGGGCAAGAACGTGGTGGCGCTGGCCACCAAGGCCTGCACCTTCTTGGAGTACCGGCGCCAGGTGCGCGACTTCCCGCCGCCCGCGCTGGCGCTGGAGCTGCAGCCGCCCGCCCCGCAGCGCAACTCGgtgccgccgcccccgccgctgcACGGCCCCCCGGGCCGCCCCCGCGGCCCCTCGCCCACGCGCGACGCCCTGGACACGTGA